The sequence below is a genomic window from Pseudomonadota bacterium.
AACGGGTCCACGTCGCCGCGTCTCGGTTAAGGCAGCGTCAGAACGCCTGTCCGATACTGACATAGATCTGGATGATGTCGTCGACACCCGAGCGGCGGTTGAGCGGGACGCCGGCGTCCAGCCGCAAGGGACCGATCGGGGTAATGTAGCGCAGGCCGGCGCCTGTGCCGATGAAGAGATCCTCCTCGAAGCTCGGCAGCGGGCTGTCGGCGACGGTGCCACCGTCGACGAAGTAGACGAGCCCGATCGTTTCGGTCATGCGGTAGCGGAGCTCCCCGCTGAGCTCGATCAGCGAGCGGCCGCCTACCGGGTCGTCGCCGTCGTTGAGCGGCCCCGCAAGCTGATAGCCATAGCCGCGGATCGAGCCGCCGCCGCCGGCGTAGAACCGCTCGTCCGCCGGGATGTCGTCGCGACTGGTACCGGCGATGGACCCGAGGTTGCCGCGCAGGGCGAGGATGTATTTCGCGCTGTCGGTGAGCCGCACATAGGTGGTCGCGGTCGCCTGGGTCTTAAGGAAGCTGGCGCCGGCATTGAGGGTGTCGGTGTAGGGGGCGGCCAGGAAGTTGAGCCGCCAGCCCTTGGTCGGGTCGAGCAGGTTGTCCGAATAGTCCATCTTGATCGTGCCCGGCAGGGACAGGAGGCCGAAGGAGTCCTCCTCCTCGTCCTTGGGCTTGATCGTGGCGAGCCGGTAGGCGACGCCGAGCGAGCCCGTCACCCGGTCCGACCAGAGCGGCCGCTCGATCGCCACGCCGGCGCCGACACTCTTGCTCTCATAGGCGTCCGTGTCCTCGGCTTTGAGCGAGGTGCCGGCGAGCAAGTTATGATTGCGCGCGCCGACATCGGGTTTAATAAAATTGGCCGAGAGTTCCTGGCGCAAGGGCGAGAAGTAGAGATCGCTTTCGAACTTCTCGCCGGCACCCAGGAAGTTGCGGTGCTCCCAGAAAAAAGAGACGATCGGGCCCTCGTCGGTCGCGTAGCCGGCACCGGCGCCGATCGAGCGCGGCTTTCGCTCCGTCACCGTGTAAGTGATCGGTATGCGGCCGGTCGCATCCAATTTGCCTGGCTCGTCAACGGCGACGGTCGAGAAGAGGTTGGTGTCGATCAGCGACTGCCGGGTCTTGTCCATGACATCGGGGTGGTAGCGGTCACCCGGGCGGAACAGGACCCGCCGTCGCAGGAAGCGCTGGTCGACCTGGTCGGCGCCGGCGATCGTAAACTCGCCCATATGAACGATGGGACCCGTCGTCACGGGCAGGGTCACGTCCATCAGCTTCGTGTCCTGGTCGATGACGGCGTCGAGCTTGCCGGCCTTGGCGAAGGCATAGCCCAGCCGCTGCGCCTGCGAGACGAGTTCGCCCTGCGCATCAAGGACGGGCTGCGCGCCCGCCGGCTGGCCCGGCTCGAGCTTGAGCGCTTCGGGCGTCGGCGCTAGGAAGCCGTTCTGAGGGTCGGTGACCGCAACTTTGGCTGAGCCCAATGTATAGCGCGGCCCAAGTCCGACCTCATAGGTGAGGATCGTCGGCGCGCCCTTGATAAAGTCCTCCACACGGTCGCGGAGGCTGCCCAGAGTAGACTGGGCGGTCTGGTTGTCGGCGCGTACGTGCCTTACGTCATAGCTCGCGGTACCCTCGTAATAGCCGAGGCTCCTGAGCCCGCTCTCGATGTTGGGGAGATCTGCTTCCGCGCGGCGGCGCAGGACGAACTCGCTGGCGGGCGGCCGGGAGATCGTCTGATTGGCGTCCGAAGCGCTGAGGAGCGTGCTCCTGATCTGGTCGTCGACACCCTCGCCGCGGATCTCCACACCGTAGCGGATGCCGGTCTGCGGCTCCGCCTCGAGCTCTTCCTCGCCGATCCCGCCCCGCAAATAGGCGCAGCCCGACAGCAGGAGGAGCAGCACAACGGCCGCACCCGCGTGGCGCGCCATCCGCTCGGTGGCCGTGTCGGAGGACTCGGCCAGCCGGTGCCCGCCGCTCGCCTGCTCGGTAAGAATTACAGGTAAGAATACCAGTCTTCGTGTAGGCATTACCCAGATAATCTTTTGCTGGTCTGGCCAACCCGAGGGACCTGTGGACGAGCGTCGTCCTTGACCAAATCCTTCAACGTGCGGCCCTGCAGCGCTTCGTCGACCGCGCGGTCGACATCTTCCACCACCGTCTCCACACCCTGCATCTCCGGAGAACGGCGCGCGATGAGGCGCGGGCCTTCGCAGGCGCTACGCACGACGTCAAGCATCTCCTTGACGCCGGTGATCTCCATAGGACGCGCGGGCAGCCACGCCGACGGCGCATCGCTGGTGCGGGACAAAAACCCGCCCCGCTCCAACACATGCAGCATGTTCTCTATGGCGTGTACAGGCAAATGCAGCTGGTCGACCAATTCATCCGCGCTCCAGCCCGGCTGCTGCCGATACCAGCGCTGCCCAACCAATTCCATGATCATCAACGCCAGTTCTTCCTGCGCGCGGTTGCTAAGCCGATATTCTTTCTTTCCGGACACAAGATATTCGGCATGTTGCTGATAAAAGGCGATGCTGGCCCCCCCCAGCAGTATGAGCCAGTTCCAGTAGATCCAGATCATGAGAATAATCAGGATGGCGAATCCGGAATAGATGGCGGCGTAACTGGCCGAATTCGCGATGAACGTGGCGAAGATCCAACCGGTGGTCTGCCACAAGACACCCGCCACGATACCCCCGGTGAGCGCTGCCCCCAGACGCACGCGGGTGTTCGGAATGAAAATATAGACAAACGTGAACGCGGCGATGATGAGGAAATAAGGCAGCAGCTTGGTGGCGAATTCGTACAGGCTGTCGAACGGCTCGATGGCGACGATCGCCCGTACGATGGCGGTGCTGGTCAGGGAGGCCGTCACGCCTAGAGCGGCGAACACCAGCACGGGCACGATCATGATGACGCTGAAGTAGCTGCTGAACTGTTGCGCCAGCGTACGCGTGCGCTTGACATGCCAGATGGAGTTGAAGGCGTTTTCAACCTTTTGGATCAGCGAGATGGTGGTATAGAACAGCAAGGCGATGCCCAGCGCCCCCAAAACCCCGACCTGGATATTGTCCACGAATCCAATGATCTGGTCGGTGATGGGCCGGCCCTGCGCCCCCAACGGTTGAAGAAAATTGAGGAGTAGCGGCTCGAGCTGATTGTGCACGCCGAATGCCTTCAGTACGGAAAAGCTCACCGCCAGCATCGGCACGATTGAGAGCAGCGTGGTGAACACGAGGCTCATGGCGTGCAAAGTAAGTCTACCGTCCAGCATGTCCCTGATCACCACGTGAACCAGTCTCGCCGCCTTGATTAGCAGGCCCTGCCACCACGCCACCTCGTCCGTGTCGGTTTGCCACACGAGACGCTGGTAGGTGGCTGCGAGTTGGTCAGTGCCGATCATTGCTACCGGGGGACTTGCTGGTTCCAGGGCGCTCGCATACGCAGGCGCTGCAAACACAAGAGGGGTTCGATAGCTTACAGCGCGATCTCCGTGCCAGGGTGAATTTCTTGAAGTTGCACGAGGCCTTGCTCTTTTTAACGGGCCGCGGCCAAGCTTTCATATCGGTAACAATTACCGGACGACGCTTAAATAATTACCGGTGCTCACCACCGCCATGGTCGCTACGGCACGTCTTGAGCCGGGGCCAGGGCGCCAGATGATGCGCGGGTACGATACGACGCCTAAAGGTGCGCGACTTGAGCGGCGCCCCTTGACGAGGGAGGAACGTGAAGCTTTCCGACCGAGTCATAGGGGCGAAGCCGCAAGCGCAGCGCCGCGGCGCCGACCCTCAACCGAGCGACCGGCGTTACACCGGCAAACCCGATCTGTATTCCTTCCCCTTCGAGGATGAAGGGGATACTTATCGGTTGACTTTGTGTCCTCTCAAAAAACTACTTTGAGATAACGATAAAGTCGACACGGCGATTTTGATACCGGCCTTCGTCGGTGTCATTCGACTCGATGGGGTTGCCTTCCCCCATACCCACCGGATCGAGCCTGGTCCCCTCAATGCCCTGGCTAATCAAATAGTCCACCACCGCTTTGGCCCGCCGCTGCGAGAGGTTCAGGTTGTAAGCATCCGATCCGACGCTGTCGGTATGTCCCTCGACCCGGGTGCTTACACTTGGCGCATCGCGTAGTTCCTGCACGGCCTGACCCAGCACCTGTTCGGATTCCGGCGTGAGCTTGGCGCTATCGAAGGCGAAGTTGACACCCTGAAGCCGCAAGAGGGTCTCGCCCGCCTTGGGGCAACCACTGGCGTCAACCTCCACCCCGGCGGGGGTACTAGCGCAGCGGTCATCGCAGTTGTTGACACCGTCGCCATCGTCATCGGCGGCGCAGGGGTCAGGCGCCGGCGCCGGTTCTGGCGCGGCTACCGGTTGGGGCTCCGGCGGATAGTCTCCACCGCAAAGCAAAATGCTGGTGGCCGCGCCGAAGGCGGCACCCGCTGCCCCGGCTGCCGCACGGGTATCTTCCTCATCATCCGCAGCGACTTCGTTGATACCGATCCCCATACCGGCACCTAGGAGCGTGCCGCCGATCGTGCACCAGGGCTGGGGGATCTTTACGAGCGGCTCACCGGCGCAACCGAAGAGCATGATACCGGGGACACTGAGAGCGATCAGGGTACGTAGCTTATACATACTTTCCTCCCTCTACTGTTGTTGTACGAGTACAAGGTTATCGTAATTATTCCGTTGGTTCAACATAGATTCCTCGTCATAGTGTTACATATCTGCAACAAAAACCTAACCCTTTTCACGGCACGGATCGTATCGGTGCCATCATGGTTCGATCGCAGGGCGCATTAAACCCTCAATCTCCAGTCTTAGGGGTGTCGTCTGCTACGCTTAGTCGTGTGATCGAAGAGATGGTGTGAGAGATGGGTGACTTGACCCCTTGACCCTCAATCAATCCGGATCTCGCTCGCGTCGTAAGTTGGTTGCGGGTAACGCATGTTCAACCCTTGAAGGGTGTCTACCATGATCGCGGCCACCACGAGATTGCGATACCACTTGTGATCGGCCGGAACGATATACCAGGGCGCCCAGCCGCTGGCTGTCTTGCCGATCGCATCCCCGTAAGCCCGCATGTACGCGGGCCAGCGCTTGCGATCCTTGAGATCATCGGGGTTGAATTTCCAGCGTTTATCCGCATCGTTCAGGCGCGCCTGCAAGCGCGACTTTTGTTCGCGCTTACTGATGTGTAGGAAGAATTTGATGACGATAACCCCTTCCTCATGAAGCATCCTTTCAAAGTGATTGATCTGGGCGAATCGCCTGCCCCAAACCCGCGCCGGGACCAGCCGGCGCACGCACGCGGCCACCACATCTTCATAATGGCTGCGATTGAAGATCACCATTTCACCGCGGCGCGGCACCTGTTTGTGCACCCGCCAGAGGTAATCGTATTCACGTTCCTCTGCGTTGGGGACCTTGAAACTCACGACCCGAAGTCCTTGCGGATCCGCGTCCTGGAACACTTTTCGGATGGTACCGTCCTTACCCCCGGTGTCCATCGCCTGCAAGACGATTAATAGCTTGTGCTCGTGGCTCGCGTAGAGCCGATCTTGGAGCTGGCCGAGGTCCCGAGTCAGCGCCGAGAATCGCGTCTGGGCGCGTGCCTCATTACCGTCACAGCCGCTGGTGTCATCGGGGTCCCAAGAGTTGAGATCGACGTCACTGCCCGGTCGCACCTGGTAACGACCAACAAAGCGCCGGTTCTCAACCACGATGCTTGCTTACCATCTGAAGTTCGGAGTCCGAGTAAAAAACCGCTTGATATGGGATAGTCTAAGTGCCGTTTTACAAAGAGCAAAGGGACTTGCGAATGGCCCGGCTACTCCAGCTTACTTTACCTTCGATCCCCTAGCAGTTAAAGGGGCCATGGATGCGCCGAGCGCCGTGTAGCCCTGCCCGTTCAGATACTCCTCGAGCACCTCGCGCAGCTCCGCCTCGTGATCGACGATTAGGATGGTCGCCCGTTCGCTCCTGTCTGCCCCCCTCACGTCCCACGTCCGGGTCGGATGAAACAAATGATACGAGAATCCCCCCGCCGTGAAATGGGCCTGATACACACGCTCGCTAGACTGCCCCATCAGATCGCCCGGCCAGGGCGGGAGAAACCCGATACGTGAAAGCGAGGAGATCGATCATGAACACACGTTGGCTACAACGACCGGTGCGGGCGGCGGGCGAGCGGCCCACGGTGATCGGCCTGCACCTGCCCAATCCTGTAGATACAGACCGATCCGGACGTAACGGTGAAACGTCGAATACGGCCAATCACGGACCTCGGCGACGAGCCCATGCTTGACGGGATTGTGAACATCATCCACGTGCCGGGCATAATCGGCGTCATCTCGGATCTGATGCTCCCAAAAGCGCCGTTGCCACAGGGCAAGCTCCCGCCTCTTATGCCGGGATGCCGATTGGCTTGTCGGCAGCAGATGCCGGACCGCTTGGGAGAGGTGGCGTTTGAGCAAGCTCAACCGGGTAGAATAATCGGCATCGGGGGTAAGCTCCACACCGCATGAATATGATCGGGAAAGACCACCATGGCGTGGTGCCTAAGGGTGGCGCGCGCCGCAGTTCTAGCCGAACCTTAAGCCACCGACTACCATCAGGACTGGCTGAATCAGCAAAAAGAGGCGGCTTAAGAAGCATCGTTGGTATCCGGAAACCAGGGGGAACCTCACACCCTAGCAATGTTGGCCGAGCCAATTGAAGGTCTTCTCCAACACCTGTTTGCGCCCGCTCGGTCGGTGGTTCAAGAGCTCGTGCTTTAATCCTTCATAAATATCCAGCTTTTTGTCCTTTGACCCGAGCTTCTCAAACAATAACTTCGCGCCCGCAATATCGGCAATACGATCCTGACTACCGTGAGCCATCAGAACCGGGATAACAATTTGGCTGGCATTCTGGCAGAGATTGTCGCAAGCGCCTTTGAATTCACGAAGCCAGCTCAGTGACACGCTTTTCTCCACATACCGGTCACGCTTGAATGCCTTAATAAGCTCCGGATCGTCCGACAATTCATCGGCGTCAATCAGATTGGGAATCTTCAGTCGGGGAAAAAACGCTGACAACGATCCCGCAAGGGAACCGAACACTTTTCCAGTCCCCTGCGCCAATAGCAATGGACAGGAGAACACCAGCAGTCCTCGTATCACGGGCGAACGCTGCAGAGCGTAGGAGAGAACCACAATACTGCCCATGCTGTGCCCGAACAACAATATCGGCTTCCCCGGCATTTCAGCGGAAACCCAGTTAATAAATGTCGTTAAATCCTCTACATACCGTGAAAAGGAATCAACATGCCCCCGCTCACCTCCTGATTGTCCGAACCCACGCTGATCGAAACCAAAGCAGCCATACCCCTGACCGGAGAAATCTTCGAAGACCGCCTCATAGCGGCCAATATGTTCGCC
It includes:
- a CDS encoding autotransporter assembly complex protein TamA; the protein is MPTRRLVFLPVILTEQASGGHRLAESSDTATERMARHAGAAVVLLLLLSGCAYLRGGIGEEELEAEPQTGIRYGVEIRGEGVDDQIRSTLLSASDANQTISRPPASEFVLRRRAEADLPNIESGLRSLGYYEGTASYDVRHVRADNQTAQSTLGSLRDRVEDFIKGAPTILTYEVGLGPRYTLGSAKVAVTDPQNGFLAPTPEALKLEPGQPAGAQPVLDAQGELVSQAQRLGYAFAKAGKLDAVIDQDTKLMDVTLPVTTGPIVHMGEFTIAGADQVDQRFLRRRVLFRPGDRYHPDVMDKTRQSLIDTNLFSTVAVDEPGKLDATGRIPITYTVTERKPRSIGAGAGYATDEGPIVSFFWEHRNFLGAGEKFESDLYFSPLRQELSANFIKPDVGARNHNLLAGTSLKAEDTDAYESKSVGAGVAIERPLWSDRVTGSLGVAYRLATIKPKDEEEDSFGLLSLPGTIKMDYSDNLLDPTKGWRLNFLAAPYTDTLNAGASFLKTQATATTYVRLTDSAKYILALRGNLGSIAGTSRDDIPADERFYAGGGGSIRGYGYQLAGPLNDGDDPVGGRSLIELSGELRYRMTETIGLVYFVDGGTVADSPLPSFEEDLFIGTGAGLRYITPIGPLRLDAGVPLNRRSGVDDIIQIYVSIGQAF
- a CDS encoding polyphosphate kinase 2 family protein, whose amino-acid sequence is MVENRRFVGRYQVRPGSDVDLNSWDPDDTSGCDGNEARAQTRFSALTRDLGQLQDRLYASHEHKLLIVLQAMDTGGKDGTIRKVFQDADPQGLRVVSFKVPNAEEREYDYLWRVHKQVPRRGEMVIFNRSHYEDVVAACVRRLVPARVWGRRFAQINHFERMLHEEGVIVIKFFLHISKREQKSRLQARLNDADKRWKFNPDDLKDRKRWPAYMRAYGDAIGKTASGWAPWYIVPADHKWYRNLVVAAIMVDTLQGLNMRYPQPTYDASEIRID
- a CDS encoding YihY/virulence factor BrkB family protein, with amino-acid sequence MIGTDQLAATYQRLVWQTDTDEVAWWQGLLIKAARLVHVVIRDMLDGRLTLHAMSLVFTTLLSIVPMLAVSFSVLKAFGVHNQLEPLLLNFLQPLGAQGRPITDQIIGFVDNIQVGVLGALGIALLFYTTISLIQKVENAFNSIWHVKRTRTLAQQFSSYFSVIMIVPVLVFAALGVTASLTSTAIVRAIVAIEPFDSLYEFATKLLPYFLIIAAFTFVYIFIPNTRVRLGAALTGGIVAGVLWQTTGWIFATFIANSASYAAIYSGFAILIILMIWIYWNWLILLGGASIAFYQQHAEYLVSGKKEYRLSNRAQEELALMIMELVGQRWYRQQPGWSADELVDQLHLPVHAIENMLHVLERGGFLSRTSDAPSAWLPARPMEITGVKEMLDVVRSACEGPRLIARRSPEMQGVETVVEDVDRAVDEALQGRTLKDLVKDDARPQVPRVGQTSKRLSG
- a CDS encoding lysophospholipase, producing the protein MGYFLASDDISLYFTGEPDVASKAAIVFLHGLGEHIGRYEAVFEDFSGQGYGCFGFDQRGFGQSGGERGHVDSFSRYVEDLTTFINWVSAEMPGKPILLFGHSMGSIVVLSYALQRSPVIRGLLVFSCPLLLAQGTGKVFGSLAGSLSAFFPRLKIPNLIDADELSDDPELIKAFKRDRYVEKSVSLSWLREFKGACDNLCQNASQIVIPVLMAHGSQDRIADIAGAKLLFEKLGSKDKKLDIYEGLKHELLNHRPSGRKQVLEKTFNWLGQHC
- a CDS encoding OmpA family protein → MYKLRTLIALSVPGIMLFGCAGEPLVKIPQPWCTIGGTLLGAGMGIGINEVAADDEEDTRAAAGAAGAAFGAATSILLCGGDYPPEPQPVAAPEPAPAPDPCAADDDGDGVNNCDDRCASTPAGVEVDASGCPKAGETLLRLQGVNFAFDSAKLTPESEQVLGQAVQELRDAPSVSTRVEGHTDSVGSDAYNLNLSQRRAKAVVDYLISQGIEGTRLDPVGMGEGNPIESNDTDEGRYQNRRVDFIVISK